One genomic region from Streptomyces sp. NBC_00457 encodes:
- a CDS encoding LamG domain-containing protein, producing the protein MAVDAAITESSQVFANPDGTFTQEMNAAPVRARKDDGSWAPVDTTLVREADGAVRAKNTTADLTFSGGGSGNGLVTLEDEGHKLQLGWPTALPEPRLDGGTATYPGVLPDVDLELTALSSGYTSVLVVKTAEAAKNPALATIRMTVSGGGMNIAPTADGGFVARDGDGTPVFESPAGRMWDSAGDTPANVTTQLVRTASSAEADADAEPEATEGVPLPAAEGEPAPSEGPGSGDAAAEIPLKVTGTTLEITPDPALLHGEDTVFPLYIDPPTKGIALGDWTALASNGTKYWEFDGDKGVGRCSNYAGYLCSNSPYTQRMYFEYPLSSIHGKKVLDATMEVYQEWTFTCDPRWYDLSRVDKSISSSTTWSSRPNGVDLMGDRNVAYGRGGLCTPPQPANWVRFSDNVGEETNENLTTTVASHAANKESQITFSLSAHDESNAAAWARFRNDAKLSVTYVSYPSKPTSYGVQQGTTGRACNASTQPFATSYTSPKMLATVQSADGSSSQLRAMFEVWKADGSSRVWYEASPDGAWVADNASRTASTNVLPAQTDYRMRVKTQAYYKTDRGVSGVLDSSWSSWCYFRVDTDSPPPPVVSSADGVYKPAETDPAAGGVGTAGKFTFTPADTNATTAGIQSDVVSYKFKLNSGAVSPPIPVAKGAATTQTITPNQAGENTIQVWGYDAAGHSSLTGYYSFLVKGAEMPSGIWHLDNALTDATTATQHPLTSSGATWDTLTRNGSGAAKLNGTSAYLSSSGAVLDTTKSFTVSAWARLQKKDVNYTLLSQAGTNASGFQLYYSTAYNAWVFNRHQTDVTSPAITRSIGTKPPVLNAWTHLAGVYDAAAQTIQLYVNGVPQGEPVPFTVTPWKASGGLQVGRLWASATGKENFAGTIDEVKVWSRALADTEVAHDAWLEDEDISDGTAGDPVPTLVAKWDATDMANATGTTVKDTSGFGRNLTLNGAALTQFSTGDPEIGEEVTTTQTMTLNGTSAYATATGPVVDDSGSFTATAWVTLDPAKLADTSKSYAVQVFGQSGTSQSSWGVWYEQPTGSTQGRWTFGRPNKDGTGAVWTESESTAFTTAQLDVPVMLSVVYDAQAAADPDDTSKLGALRLYVDSALMGDEDGVPYFAPWQGGGAFEIGRAKINGAAARYFPGKIDSVRVWAGATSTDTIANRRNTEQQ; encoded by the coding sequence GTGGCGGTGGACGCGGCGATTACCGAGTCGTCCCAGGTCTTCGCCAACCCGGACGGCACCTTCACACAGGAGATGAACGCGGCTCCAGTCCGTGCCAGGAAAGACGACGGCAGTTGGGCCCCCGTCGACACCACCCTCGTGCGCGAGGCCGACGGCGCTGTGCGGGCGAAGAACACGACGGCCGATCTCACGTTCTCGGGCGGTGGCAGCGGGAACGGACTGGTCACGCTGGAGGATGAGGGGCACAAGCTGCAACTCGGCTGGCCCACCGCGCTTCCTGAGCCCCGGCTCGACGGCGGCACCGCCACCTACCCCGGCGTCCTCCCGGACGTTGACCTGGAACTGACCGCGCTGAGTTCCGGCTATACCTCGGTCCTCGTGGTCAAGACCGCTGAGGCGGCAAAGAACCCGGCGCTCGCGACGATCAGGATGACCGTCTCCGGCGGCGGCATGAACATCGCCCCGACGGCCGACGGTGGTTTCGTCGCGCGCGACGGCGACGGCACCCCGGTCTTCGAGAGCCCGGCGGGGCGCATGTGGGACTCGGCCGGTGACACCCCGGCCAACGTCACCACGCAACTCGTCCGCACTGCTTCTTCAGCAGAGGCGGATGCCGACGCTGAGCCAGAGGCCACGGAGGGGGTCCCGCTGCCTGCCGCCGAAGGTGAGCCGGCCCCGTCGGAAGGCCCCGGCAGCGGGGACGCGGCGGCCGAGATCCCGCTCAAGGTCACCGGCACCACCCTGGAGATCACGCCCGATCCGGCCCTGCTCCACGGCGAGGACACCGTCTTCCCGCTCTACATCGACCCGCCGACCAAGGGCATCGCGCTCGGCGACTGGACGGCGCTGGCCTCCAACGGCACCAAGTACTGGGAGTTCGACGGGGACAAGGGAGTCGGGCGCTGCTCCAACTACGCCGGCTACCTCTGCTCCAACAGCCCGTACACCCAGCGCATGTACTTCGAGTACCCGCTGTCGTCGATCCACGGCAAGAAGGTCCTGGACGCGACCATGGAGGTGTATCAGGAATGGACGTTCACCTGCGATCCGCGCTGGTACGACTTGAGCCGCGTGGACAAGAGCATCTCCTCCAGCACCACGTGGTCGTCCCGCCCCAACGGGGTGGATCTGATGGGCGACCGGAACGTGGCCTACGGGCGGGGCGGACTGTGCACCCCGCCGCAGCCGGCGAACTGGGTGCGCTTCAGCGACAACGTGGGCGAGGAGACCAATGAGAACCTGACGACCACCGTCGCGTCGCACGCCGCCAACAAGGAATCGCAGATCACCTTCTCGCTGAGTGCGCACGATGAGTCCAACGCCGCCGCGTGGGCGCGGTTCCGCAACGACGCCAAGCTGTCAGTGACCTACGTGTCCTACCCGTCCAAGCCGACCTCGTACGGTGTCCAGCAGGGCACCACCGGGCGGGCCTGCAACGCCTCCACACAGCCCTTCGCGACCAGTTACACCTCGCCGAAGATGCTGGCCACGGTGCAGTCGGCCGACGGCTCCAGCTCCCAACTGCGCGCCATGTTCGAGGTTTGGAAGGCCGACGGCTCCAGCCGTGTCTGGTACGAAGCCTCGCCGGACGGCGCCTGGGTGGCCGACAACGCCTCCCGCACCGCGTCGACCAACGTCCTGCCGGCGCAGACGGACTACAGGATGCGCGTCAAGACGCAGGCCTACTACAAGACGGACCGGGGCGTCAGCGGTGTCCTGGACTCGTCCTGGTCGTCCTGGTGCTACTTCCGGGTCGACACCGACTCGCCGCCGCCTCCGGTGGTGTCCAGCGCGGACGGCGTCTACAAGCCGGCCGAGACCGACCCGGCTGCGGGTGGAGTGGGTACGGCGGGCAAGTTCACGTTCACCCCGGCGGACACCAACGCCACAACGGCTGGCATCCAGTCGGACGTCGTCAGCTACAAGTTCAAGCTGAACAGCGGCGCGGTGTCCCCTCCGATCCCCGTCGCCAAGGGGGCTGCCACCACTCAGACGATCACGCCGAACCAGGCCGGCGAGAACACCATCCAGGTCTGGGGCTACGACGCGGCCGGCCACAGCTCGCTCACCGGCTACTACAGCTTCCTGGTGAAGGGCGCCGAGATGCCCTCGGGGATCTGGCACCTCGACAACGCCCTCACTGACGCCACCACCGCGACCCAGCACCCGCTGACCTCCTCGGGTGCCACCTGGGACACCCTGACCCGCAACGGCTCCGGCGCGGCGAAGCTCAACGGCACGAGCGCGTACCTATCAAGTTCCGGCGCGGTCCTGGACACCACAAAGTCCTTCACCGTCTCGGCCTGGGCGCGTCTGCAGAAGAAGGACGTCAACTACACCCTCCTGTCCCAGGCGGGCACGAACGCTTCCGGGTTCCAGCTGTACTACTCGACGGCCTACAACGCCTGGGTCTTCAACCGGCACCAGACGGACGTCACCAGTCCCGCGATCACCCGCTCGATCGGCACCAAGCCGCCGGTACTGAACGCCTGGACCCACCTCGCGGGCGTCTACGACGCGGCCGCACAGACAATCCAGCTCTACGTAAACGGCGTCCCGCAGGGCGAGCCGGTGCCGTTCACGGTGACCCCGTGGAAGGCGTCCGGCGGCCTGCAGGTCGGCCGGTTGTGGGCCTCGGCGACCGGCAAGGAGAACTTCGCCGGCACCATCGACGAGGTTAAGGTCTGGTCCCGCGCTCTCGCGGACACCGAAGTCGCCCACGACGCCTGGCTGGAGGACGAGGACATCAGCGACGGCACCGCCGGCGACCCGGTCCCGACGCTCGTGGCCAAGTGGGACGCCACGGACATGGCCAACGCGACTGGCACCACGGTGAAGGACACCAGCGGCTTCGGCCGGAACCTCACCCTCAACGGGGCCGCGCTCACCCAGTTCAGCACCGGCGACCCGGAGATCGGCGAAGAGGTCACGACCACGCAGACAATGACCCTGAACGGCACCAGCGCGTACGCCACCGCCACAGGCCCGGTCGTCGACGACTCCGGTTCGTTCACCGCGACCGCCTGGGTCACGCTGGACCCCGCCAAACTCGCCGACACCAGCAAGTCGTACGCGGTGCAGGTATTCGGTCAGTCGGGGACGAGCCAGTCCTCCTGGGGCGTCTGGTACGAGCAGCCGACCGGCAGCACCCAGGGGCGGTGGACGTTCGGTCGTCCCAACAAGGACGGCACCGGGGCGGTCTGGACCGAGAGCGAGTCCACCGCATTCACCACGGCCCAACTGGACGTACCGGTCATGCTCTCGGTCGTCTACGACGCCCAGGCGGCAGCCGACCCGGACGACACCTCCAAGCTCGGCGCGCTCAGGCTCTACGTCGACAGCGCTCTGATGGGCGACGAGGACGGCGTGCCGTACTTCGCCCCCTGGCAGGGCGGCGGAGCGTTCGAGATCGGCCGGGCGAAGATCAACGGCGCCGCCGCGCGCTACTTCCCCGGAAAGATCGACAGCGTTCGCGTCTGGGCCGGAGCCACCTCCACCGACACGATCGCCAACCGGCGCAACACCGAGCAGCAGTAG
- a CDS encoding RHS repeat-associated core domain-containing protein, whose protein sequence is MSSRPFRKRLPGAVVRRWLGRGAVVASLSLLPQVVVPSGYDFAAQAQSPAARKKLEDRPEAKIDKVGVLRPGTSKAPKDKAAPASHKTRERLKKAAWPKAGKATADVPAIGGASVTVGGLGVSLAQKPGAPAAKSSKNKAKATGPAEKVALNLHSPSAAKKAGVNGVLLTVDPASAASGRYGGDSDKLRVSLDYSSFNDVYGGNFGPRLRLVKLPACALTTPAKKSCRTQTPVTSADNDTESQTLTGTVSARTVKAGTPMLLAAAADSSGGGSDYSATSLSPTATWEAGGSTGDFNWNYPLRVPPATAGPSPSLSISYNSGSVDGRTAGENNQTSVIGEGFSITESYIERKYGSCKDDGQSGKGDLCWKYANATLVLNGKAVELVNACADKTACDSAALSQASGGTWKLKNEDGTRVEHLTGATGNGDDNTEYWKVTDASGNQYFFGKHRLPGWSDKGTTDTADDDPATNSTWNVAVYGDDSGEPCYKSTGFADSSCNQAWRWNLDYVVDTHGNASAYWYSKEINYYSKNADTTVNGTAYARGGYLNRIDYGLRSDLIYTKPAAQQVRFTYAERCVVSGGCSSLTADTKANWPDVPFDMICAANTKCTTQIGPAFFTRKRLTDITTSVWTGTGTTRRDVDTWHLEQSFPDTGDASSPSLWLKSIQNTGKANSTTAAMPPIVFGGIQRSNHVEGSGPDTLRYIKWRVRTIKSETGSTITVNYSDPDCIWGTSMPANIDKNTRRCYPVKWSQSGATPVTDWFHKYVVTSTFQDDPYGHGDTNEKYYAYENAGWGYADDEGLTKPSNRTWSQWRGYAKVVETSGNSEGPRSKKSTLYMRGLNGEKELDGTARVEKVTDSTGTAIDDSRQYAGFVRETIAYNGTEEISGTINTPWSHKTGSHTYSWGTTDSWIVQAGETVTRQKTSTGTRTVKQKTTYDTKYGMPITVEDSGDAAKTGDESCVRTSYARNTSAWLVNAVSRTETYSVPCATIPAVPDDVVSDITTAYDGQAVGVAPTKGEMTASYRVASYDVVDKAPVYQQVSSSTYDKLGRPLTATNALNRTIKTTYVPDDTGYGPLTSKTTTDPKLYTSTTDVDPAWGTATKTADANGNITEWSFDALGRLRSVWKPDRSRTLGDAASIVYAYSINNDKETWVRTDALKADGQTYNSSYEIFDGLLRSRQKQVPAPNGGRVISETLYDDRGLAYISNTQVHDNLAPSGTLANTYPGSVPASTETVFDAAGRATESIFRVYDQEKWRTKTDEQSDRTAVTAAAGGTGTLTIVDARGRVTERREYSGPVPTGTDFTRTQYEYTPGGQLKKMTGPDGAVWTYGYDLRGRKITSTDPDKGKTDTTYNDVDQPLTVTTTLDGVSRNLITDYDELGRKTGTWDGVKDNAHQLTKFTYDSLAKGQPTASIRYVGGTTGKIYSQVVTGYDALGRPKGTKTVIAATDALVADGGAPQTFTTSTTYNIDGTVQSTSMPAVAGLPAEAVTNSYNGLGLLTGTDGMTDYIQNIGYSPYGEIEETRLGTSTGAKQLQILNRYEDGTRRLSNTHTVDQTNTGNTSDVDYFYDATGNVKSITDKANGKDTQCFAYDGYRRLTEAWTPSSNDCATARSATALGGPAPYWTSWTYKPGGLRDTQIEHKATDTTTAYGYPAVNANGTGQPHTMTSVTVNGGTAKSYTHDEQGNTTKRYSSTGTAQSLTWDIEGELTRLTEGTKTTDYLYDANGELLIRRGPVKTVLYLAGQELHYDTAAKKFTAQRYYPAGDATAVRTETGLSWMVDDHHGTASMTVDATSQAVTRRYTKPFGEARGTTPPAWPDDKGYLGKPADADTGLTHIGAREYDPATGRFLSVDPVLAPDDHESLNGYAYANNTPVTLADPTGLRPDGMCGGASSSCNGGTETWTKSSSGWNWSYTKTYSQTFTYQKAGGGTGSGTMTVTVRTDGGHKSAEIVFKKGPDPKPEKKEGVFHGWAMGTNPNYDPTVSDDIDRGKLSTFQKILLGAVTVVGLGVAVAPVVAALAPGCLATAPVCAATIAEMATGGASGGSLAVGTGVSFTWAGSKVRYSETATAIGDDANTIQNFLRSTGAKGHDVIVHGDEAGNFRVDGLITHPQQIAQLVRENPHYNGGPIQIVSCHAGCGSARELAEAMGVKVTGASKHQVDLDPLAGTVREWPDGSQGNPVPWGMR, encoded by the coding sequence GTGTCTTCAAGACCCTTCCGCAAGCGGTTGCCAGGGGCGGTCGTTCGCCGCTGGCTCGGCCGTGGCGCGGTCGTCGCCTCCCTTTCCCTCCTGCCACAAGTCGTGGTTCCTTCGGGTTACGACTTCGCCGCGCAGGCCCAATCCCCGGCTGCTCGCAAGAAGTTGGAGGACCGGCCCGAGGCGAAGATCGACAAGGTGGGCGTGCTCAGACCGGGCACATCCAAGGCCCCGAAGGACAAGGCCGCACCGGCCTCCCACAAGACCCGTGAGCGGCTGAAGAAGGCCGCGTGGCCGAAGGCCGGGAAGGCCACCGCCGACGTCCCGGCCATCGGCGGGGCGTCTGTCACCGTCGGGGGGCTCGGCGTGAGCTTGGCCCAGAAGCCCGGAGCACCGGCGGCCAAGTCATCGAAGAACAAGGCAAAGGCCACCGGCCCGGCCGAGAAGGTGGCTCTCAACCTCCACTCCCCGTCGGCCGCGAAGAAGGCGGGTGTCAACGGCGTCCTGCTCACCGTCGACCCGGCGAGTGCCGCATCCGGGCGCTACGGCGGTGATTCGGACAAGCTCCGGGTCTCCTTGGACTACTCCTCCTTCAACGATGTCTACGGTGGCAACTTCGGCCCCCGTCTGCGCCTGGTGAAGCTCCCGGCGTGTGCCCTGACCACCCCGGCGAAGAAGTCCTGCCGCACCCAGACCCCGGTGACGAGCGCGGACAACGACACGGAGTCCCAGACCCTGACGGGCACCGTCTCCGCCCGCACCGTGAAGGCCGGCACCCCGATGCTGCTGGCAGCGGCAGCCGACAGCTCGGGAGGCGGAAGCGACTACAGCGCCACCTCGCTGTCGCCGACCGCGACCTGGGAGGCCGGCGGCAGCACGGGTGACTTCAACTGGAACTACCCGCTGCGGGTTCCCCCGGCGACGGCCGGCCCGTCCCCGAGCCTGTCCATCTCCTACAACTCCGGCTCGGTGGACGGCCGCACGGCTGGTGAGAACAACCAGACCTCCGTGATCGGCGAAGGATTCTCGATCACCGAGTCCTACATCGAGCGCAAGTACGGCTCCTGCAAGGACGACGGCCAGTCCGGCAAAGGCGACCTGTGCTGGAAGTACGCCAACGCCACCCTGGTCCTCAACGGCAAGGCCGTCGAGCTGGTCAACGCCTGTGCCGACAAGACTGCCTGCGACAGCGCCGCCCTGTCTCAGGCGTCCGGCGGGACGTGGAAGCTGAAGAACGAGGACGGCACCCGCGTCGAGCACCTGACCGGCGCCACCGGCAACGGCGACGACAACACCGAGTACTGGAAGGTCACGGACGCGTCCGGCAACCAGTACTTCTTCGGCAAGCACCGCCTGCCCGGCTGGAGCGACAAGGGGACCACCGACACCGCCGACGACGACCCGGCCACCAACTCCACCTGGAATGTCGCGGTCTACGGCGACGACTCCGGTGAACCCTGTTACAAGTCCACTGGCTTCGCCGACTCCTCCTGCAACCAGGCATGGCGTTGGAACCTGGACTACGTCGTGGACACGCACGGCAACGCGTCCGCCTACTGGTACAGCAAGGAGATCAACTACTACTCCAAGAACGCTGACACCACGGTCAATGGCACCGCTTACGCCCGGGGCGGCTACCTCAACCGCATTGACTACGGCCTGCGCAGCGACCTGATCTACACCAAGCCCGCCGCTCAGCAGGTCCGCTTCACCTATGCCGAGCGCTGCGTCGTCTCGGGCGGCTGCTCCAGCCTGACGGCGGACACCAAGGCCAACTGGCCCGACGTGCCCTTCGACATGATCTGCGCGGCCAACACCAAGTGCACCACCCAGATCGGCCCGGCCTTCTTCACCCGCAAGCGCCTCACCGACATCACCACCTCGGTATGGACCGGCACTGGCACCACCCGGCGGGACGTGGACACCTGGCACCTGGAGCAGAGCTTCCCCGACACCGGTGACGCCTCCTCGCCGAGCCTGTGGCTGAAGTCCATCCAGAACACCGGCAAGGCTAACAGCACCACGGCCGCCATGCCGCCGATCGTCTTCGGCGGCATCCAGAGGTCCAACCACGTCGAGGGCAGCGGCCCGGACACCCTGCGCTACATCAAGTGGCGCGTGCGCACCATCAAGTCCGAGACCGGCTCGACCATCACGGTCAACTACTCCGACCCGGACTGCATCTGGGGCACCAGCATGCCGGCGAACATCGACAAGAACACCCGCCGCTGCTACCCGGTGAAGTGGTCCCAGTCCGGGGCGACCCCGGTCACCGACTGGTTCCACAAGTACGTGGTCACCTCGACCTTCCAGGACGACCCCTACGGCCACGGCGACACCAACGAGAAGTACTACGCCTACGAGAACGCCGGTTGGGGTTACGCCGACGACGAGGGTCTGACCAAGCCGTCCAACCGCACCTGGTCGCAGTGGCGCGGCTACGCCAAGGTCGTGGAGACCTCCGGTAACTCCGAGGGCCCGCGCTCCAAGAAGTCCACCCTCTACATGCGTGGTCTCAACGGTGAGAAGGAACTCGACGGCACCGCCCGCGTCGAGAAGGTCACCGACTCCACCGGCACCGCCATCGACGACTCCCGCCAGTACGCCGGCTTCGTCCGCGAGACCATCGCCTACAACGGCACCGAGGAAATCAGCGGCACCATCAACACCCCCTGGTCTCACAAGACCGGCAGTCACACCTACAGCTGGGGCACCACCGACTCCTGGATCGTCCAGGCCGGTGAGACCGTCACCCGCCAAAAGACGTCCACCGGTACTCGCACGGTCAAGCAGAAGACGACGTACGACACCAAGTACGGTATGCCGATCACCGTCGAGGACAGCGGCGACGCCGCCAAGACCGGCGATGAGTCGTGCGTGCGGACCAGCTACGCCCGCAACACATCAGCCTGGCTGGTGAACGCGGTCTCGCGTACCGAGACCTACTCGGTACCCTGCGCGACCATCCCGGCGGTCCCGGACGACGTCGTCTCCGACATCACCACCGCCTACGACGGCCAAGCGGTCGGGGTGGCGCCCACCAAGGGCGAGATGACCGCCTCCTACCGGGTCGCCAGCTACGACGTGGTGGACAAGGCCCCCGTCTACCAGCAGGTCTCCAGCTCCACCTACGACAAGTTGGGCCGCCCGCTCACGGCGACCAATGCCCTCAACCGCACGATCAAGACCACCTATGTCCCCGACGACACCGGCTACGGCCCGCTGACGTCCAAGACCACCACCGACCCCAAGCTCTACACCTCCACCACCGACGTGGACCCGGCCTGGGGCACGGCCACCAAGACCGCCGACGCCAACGGCAACATCACCGAGTGGTCCTTCGACGCGCTGGGCCGCCTGCGGTCGGTCTGGAAGCCGGACCGCTCGCGCACGCTCGGCGACGCCGCCAGCATCGTCTACGCCTACAGCATCAACAACGACAAGGAGACCTGGGTCCGCACCGACGCCCTCAAGGCGGACGGGCAGACCTACAACAGCTCCTACGAGATCTTCGACGGCCTGCTGCGGTCCCGCCAGAAGCAGGTCCCCGCGCCGAACGGCGGCCGGGTGATCTCCGAAACCCTCTACGACGACCGCGGCCTGGCGTACATCTCCAACACTCAGGTCCACGACAACCTCGCCCCCTCAGGCACCCTGGCCAACACCTACCCCGGCTCCGTCCCCGCCTCCACCGAGACGGTTTTCGACGCCGCCGGCCGCGCCACCGAATCGATCTTCCGGGTCTACGACCAGGAGAAATGGCGCACCAAGACCGACGAGCAGAGCGACCGCACCGCCGTCACCGCCGCCGCGGGCGGCACCGGCACACTGACGATCGTCGACGCCCGCGGCCGAGTCACCGAGCGCCGCGAGTACAGCGGCCCCGTCCCGACCGGCACCGACTTCACCCGCACCCAGTACGAGTACACGCCGGGCGGTCAGCTCAAGAAGATGACCGGTCCGGACGGGGCGGTGTGGACGTACGGCTACGACCTGCGCGGCCGCAAGATCACCTCCACCGATCCCGACAAGGGCAAAACCGACACCACCTACAACGACGTCGACCAGCCGCTGACGGTCACCACGACCCTCGACGGCGTCTCCCGCAACCTGATCACCGACTACGACGAACTCGGCCGCAAGACCGGCACCTGGGACGGGGTGAAGGACAACGCCCACCAGCTGACCAAGTTCACCTACGACTCCCTGGCCAAGGGACAGCCGACCGCCTCGATCCGATATGTGGGCGGCACCACCGGCAAGATCTACTCCCAGGTCGTCACCGGCTACGACGCGCTCGGTCGCCCCAAGGGCACCAAGACCGTCATCGCCGCCACCGACGCCCTGGTTGCCGACGGCGGTGCGCCGCAGACGTTCACCACCTCCACCACCTACAACATCGACGGCACCGTCCAGTCCACCTCGATGCCAGCGGTGGCCGGTCTGCCCGCCGAGGCCGTGACCAACAGCTACAACGGCCTCGGCCTGCTCACCGGCACCGACGGCATGACGGACTACATCCAGAACATCGGCTACTCCCCGTACGGCGAGATCGAGGAGACCCGCCTCGGCACCTCCACGGGCGCCAAGCAGCTCCAGATCCTCAACCGCTACGAGGACGGCACTCGCCGCCTGTCCAACACCCACACCGTCGACCAGACCAACACCGGCAACACCAGCGACGTCGACTACTTCTACGACGCCACTGGCAACGTCAAGTCGATCACCGACAAGGCCAACGGCAAGGACACCCAGTGCTTCGCCTACGACGGCTACCGCCGCCTGACCGAAGCCTGGACCCCGTCCTCCAACGACTGCGCCACCGCCCGCTCGGCGACCGCCCTCGGCGGCCCGGCCCCGTATTGGACCAGCTGGACCTACAAGCCCGGCGGCCTGCGCGACACCCAGATCGAGCACAAGGCCACTGACACCACGACCGCCTACGGCTACCCCGCCGTCAACGCCAACGGCACCGGCCAGCCCCACACCATGACCTCGGTCACGGTCAACGGCGGCACCGCCAAGTCGTACACCCACGACGAGCAGGGCAACACCACCAAGCGCTACAGCTCCACCGGCACCGCGCAGAGCCTCACCTGGGACATCGAAGGAGAACTCACCCGCCTCACCGAAGGCACCAAGACCACCGACTACCTCTACGACGCCAACGGTGAACTCCTGATCCGCCGCGGCCCCGTCAAGACCGTCCTCTACCTGGCCGGTCAGGAACTCCACTACGACACTGCCGCCAAGAAGTTCACCGCCCAGCGCTACTACCCGGCAGGCGACGCCACCGCCGTCCGCACCGAGACCGGCCTGTCCTGGATGGTCGACGACCACCACGGCACCGCCTCGATGACGGTGGACGCCACATCCCAGGCCGTCACCCGCCGCTACACCAAGCCCTTCGGTGAGGCACGCGGCACGACACCGCCGGCCTGGCCCGACGACAAGGGCTACCTCGGCAAACCCGCCGACGCCGACACCGGACTCACCCACATCGGCGCCCGCGAGTACGACCCAGCCACGGGACGATTCCTCTCCGTCGATCCGGTCCTCGCCCCCGACGACCACGAGTCCCTCAACGGCTACGCCTACGCCAACAACACCCCCGTCACGCTCGCCGACCCCACAGGCCTCCGTCCTGACGGAATGTGCGGCGGTGCCTCAAGCTCCTGCAACGGCGGCACCGAAACCTGGACCAAGAGCAGCAGCGGCTGGAATTGGTCGTATACGAAGACCTACTCCCAGACGTTCACGTACCAGAAGGCAGGCGGCGGTACCGGAAGCGGCACCATGACCGTCACTGTCCGCACAGACGGGGGCCACAAGTCGGCGGAGATTGTCTTTAAGAAGGGGCCTGACCCGAAGCCCGAGAAGAAGGAAGGGGTCTTCCACGGCTGGGCGATGGGCACCAACCCGAATTACGACCCGACCGTGAGCGACGACATCGACCGGGGCAAGCTCTCCACCTTTCAGAAGATCCTTCTCGGTGCTGTCACGGTCGTAGGACTAGGAGTAGCCGTTGCTCCTGTGGTCGCCGCCCTAGCCCCGGGATGCCTGGCCACAGCGCCCGTGTGTGCCGCCACGATCGCGGAAATGGCCACCGGCGGCGCCTCCGGCGGAAGCCTGGCGGTGGGTACCGGAGTCTCCTTCACCTGGGCCGGCAGCAAGGTCCGGTACAGCGAGACTGCCACGGCCATCGGTGACGACGCCAACACGATCCAGAATTTCCTGAGGTCGACCGGCGCCAAGGGGCACGACGTGATTGTCCACGGAGACGAGGCGGGCAATTTCCGGGTGGACGGCCTGATTACCCACCCCCAA
- a CDS encoding RidA family protein — translation MERTAVNPVTWSTELGFNQGEVVSGHTRTLYISGQTAMNAEGKPQHDGDMAAQLALTLDNLEAVLAEAGMSLAHLIRLNVYTTDVDLLFQHYGVLATRLGAAGVAPTTTMLGVTRLAIPGQMVELEGTAVA, via the coding sequence ATGGAACGAACGGCGGTCAACCCGGTGACATGGTCGACGGAGTTGGGCTTCAACCAGGGCGAGGTCGTCTCCGGACACACCCGGACCCTCTACATCTCGGGGCAGACCGCGATGAACGCCGAGGGCAAGCCCCAGCATGACGGCGACATGGCAGCCCAGTTGGCGCTGACCCTCGACAACCTGGAGGCCGTTCTCGCCGAGGCCGGCATGTCCCTGGCCCACCTCATCCGGCTCAACGTCTACACCACCGACGTCGATCTCCTCTTCCAGCACTACGGCGTGCTGGCGACGAGGTTGGGCGCCGCCGGTGTGGCACCGACCACCACGATGCTCGGGGTGACGCGGCTGGCGATCCCCGGCCAGATGGTCGAGCTGGAGGGGACGGCGGTCGCGTGA
- a CDS encoding NUDIX domain-containing protein — translation MAASLNWPVSVKAVALDARRRVLLLQNERGEWELPGGRLEPSDATPEAALERELEEETGWTVKAGPLLDVWIYQPLPQALPERRVVIVTYGCDVLTPEVAPVVSHEHKQIGLFAAEEVAGLRMPDGYKRSIADWYART, via the coding sequence ATGGCTGCGTCGCTGAACTGGCCGGTCTCGGTCAAGGCCGTGGCCCTGGACGCCCGTCGGCGCGTGCTGCTGCTGCAGAACGAGCGGGGGGAATGGGAACTGCCCGGCGGTCGGCTGGAGCCGTCCGACGCAACGCCAGAAGCCGCCCTGGAACGCGAGTTGGAGGAAGAGACCGGCTGGACGGTCAAGGCAGGGCCGCTGCTGGATGTGTGGATCTACCAGCCGTTGCCGCAGGCGCTTCCTGAGCGCCGGGTGGTCATCGTCACCTATGGCTGCGACGTGCTTACCCCCGAGGTGGCACCCGTCGTCAGTCACGAGCACAAGCAGATCGGCCTCTTCGCGGCTGAGGAGGTGGCGGGCCTGCGCATGCCAGACGGCTACAAGCGTTCGATCGCCGACTGGTACGCCCGCACCTAA